A genomic segment from Methanoplanus limicola DSM 2279 encodes:
- the cheB gene encoding chemotaxis-specific protein-glutamate methyltransferase CheB — MIRVLVIDDSVFMRTVLIDLLKHDSSIEVVGTAEDGKEALRKIEELSPDVITLDIQMPVMNGIEVLEELSSYENPPKILMLSTLTSRDAELTKKGLDLGADDFMLKPKNLGKVRGIEQELITKIKHLITIPPVRNKPVSRGIPADNIVLIGSSAGGPPMLDSLVSSLKSDLNAAVVITQHMPGGFTASLAERLNRISQLNVKESENGDILHVGKVYVSKGGYHTIISANPDHSGRMSGKITHSKSPPVHAVRPAVDKTFASAAKVFGSRTVSVILSGMGSDGGEGMSVLKESGGRTVVVKEEDCLVYGMARSALERNCVDRVLPLKSIPREIMKSVAALE; from the coding sequence ATGATTAGAGTCCTTGTAATTGATGATTCCGTATTCATGCGTACGGTCTTAATTGACCTTTTAAAGCATGATTCCTCTATAGAGGTTGTGGGTACAGCAGAGGATGGAAAAGAAGCCCTCAGGAAAATTGAGGAACTCTCCCCTGATGTTATCACCCTGGATATTCAGATGCCGGTTATGAATGGCATAGAGGTCCTGGAGGAGTTGTCATCTTATGAAAACCCGCCTAAAATACTGATGCTCAGCACCCTTACATCCAGGGATGCAGAGCTTACAAAAAAAGGGCTTGATCTCGGTGCTGATGACTTTATGTTAAAGCCAAAAAATCTTGGCAAGGTCAGAGGCATTGAACAGGAATTAATCACAAAAATTAAACATCTGATAACAATACCTCCGGTCAGAAACAAACCTGTATCAAGAGGAATTCCGGCTGACAATATAGTACTTATCGGATCATCTGCAGGTGGTCCTCCAATGCTGGATTCCCTTGTATCGTCACTTAAGTCCGACCTTAATGCGGCAGTTGTGATCACCCAGCATATGCCTGGCGGTTTTACAGCATCACTTGCAGAGAGGCTCAACAGGATATCACAGCTGAATGTTAAGGAGTCTGAGAACGGGGACATCCTGCATGTCGGGAAGGTATATGTATCAAAGGGCGGCTATCATACAATAATTTCTGCAAATCCTGATCACAGTGGCAGGATGAGCGGAAAAATAACACATTCCAAATCACCTCCTGTGCATGCGGTCCGGCCGGCTGTTGACAAAACCTTTGCCTCTGCTGCAAAGGTCTTTGGTTCAAGGACAGTCTCAGTCATACTCAGCGGTATGGGCAGTGACGGCGGGGAAGGCATGTCGGTATTAAAAGAGAGCGGCGGCAGAACAGTCGTTGTTAAAGAGGAGGACTGCCTTGTTTATGGTATGGCAAGGTCTGCCCTTGAGCGGAACTGCGTTGACAGGGTTCTCCCGCTAAAATCAATACCACGTGAAATAATGAAGTCGGTT
- a CDS encoding response regulator: MGRILVVDDTMFMRTLLKNILFSGSHDIVGEAEDGEEAVAKYKSLKPDLVTMDVVMPKMNGIEALKAIMAEDPGARVVMCTAVGQEQMVKLAIKTGAKGYIVKPFQAPKVLEEVNNVLSS; the protein is encoded by the coding sequence ATGGGAAGAATTCTTGTCGTAGACGATACGATGTTTATGAGAACATTATTAAAAAATATTCTTTTTTCAGGTTCTCATGATATTGTAGGTGAGGCTGAAGACGGTGAGGAGGCCGTTGCTAAGTATAAGTCGCTGAAACCGGATCTTGTCACTATGGATGTCGTTATGCCCAAGATGAATGGAATTGAGGCTTTAAAGGCAATTATGGCAGAAGATCCCGGCGCACGTGTGGTTATGTGCACTGCTGTCGGCCAGGAGCAGATGGTAAAGCTTGCAATAAAGACCGGTGCCAAAGGTTACATTGTAAAACCATTCCAGGCCCCGAAAGTTCTTGAAGAAGTAAATAATGTGCTAAGTTCCTGA
- a CDS encoding CheF family chemotaxis protein, which yields MKQVPVKIEHESKWHAIKIGISENAISFPEPINKEIKIKEIDDVEEKRNILVLNTKSGNSYKIASIPKVLQILKRTVIMGCTAYRLVAYFMSPAIRGGVLVSSAKWDKGAIAVLKTSIWFVGRDKQISIPLDEVSGIEITKREVQGKDSDVIHIDHIENDEVVTSFILCPLTTLEILYNYLKDTTKDLDVSAGELDSVSGQVAMLVYSGMDSHAIEKMVNISHKQLESVYDKLIEKQIVDVVLTRREVKLTTKGVRFVNESVKT from the coding sequence ATGAAACAGGTGCCTGTAAAGATTGAGCATGAAAGTAAATGGCATGCGATAAAGATCGGAATCTCAGAGAATGCTATCTCTTTTCCCGAACCGATAAATAAAGAGATAAAAATCAAGGAGATAGATGATGTTGAAGAAAAAAGGAATATACTTGTATTAAATACAAAGTCCGGAAATTCCTATAAAATTGCATCTATCCCAAAAGTCCTTCAGATTCTTAAACGGACTGTGATTATGGGCTGTACTGCGTACAGGCTTGTTGCATATTTCATGTCTCCGGCCATCAGGGGCGGAGTTTTGGTAAGTTCTGCCAAATGGGATAAAGGTGCTATTGCAGTACTTAAGACGTCCATCTGGTTTGTTGGCCGCGACAAGCAGATCTCAATTCCTCTTGACGAAGTATCGGGTATTGAGATTACAAAGAGGGAAGTTCAGGGAAAAGACAGTGATGTCATACATATTGACCATATTGAGAACGATGAGGTTGTAACAAGTTTCATTCTATGCCCGCTCACAACCCTGGAAATATTGTACAATTATCTGAAGGATACAACCAAAGATCTCGATGTCTCAGCGGGTGAACTTGACTCGGTCTCCGGCCAGGTCGCCATGCTTGTGTACAGCGGAATGGACTCGCATGCAATAGAGAAGATGGTTAATATCAGCCATAAACAGCTTGAATCTGTCTATGACAAACTGATCGAAAAGCAGATTGTTGATGTTGTACTTACAAGGCGTGAAGTAAAACTGACCACCAAGGGAGTCAGGTTTGTAAACGAATCTGTAAAAACCTGA
- a CDS encoding putative sodium/potassium/calcium exchanger yields the protein MAGMSDSRRRMIMMLTIIFAGSALTFIDLSPLLVLVIAVVMGIVMLFALGMVTFGEIKSGLKAFRHRLSQPVTFKKKEEDKKSGKEKPPKEPKEDAKKDKEKKGGLFSGKGDKESKVPFAGLMAKLPFGRKKDGEDQKKEVTEDKGKSESAGLFAGVGTLFSSLKSGKKSREEKQKKIDELLDHTVNDVVPSAPGTKDESSEDESQDDISDSGEDEDDFSDFDSLDLGIEEESDEDFDSSVSSILQAEEEIPESTIAEILAKEGIDLELEDDEFSGISEINDETDSSEELSGSPSGSEEISGIDEDISGLEFEGGDEFDELGDLDDLDLDEIEIDEEDEFEPEEEVSVELGDESGDGESASPDISEEEEDIFAAPPKEWEQGSFGLMSQDSEEESFTASFEKGSDDGDLFAMLKSDTQKAVNIQETSLIRDMKDVRVSSEELIEGLESLMFSLGAEIEKTNRAGDKENSEELSAVINQGSEEE from the coding sequence ATGGCAGGTATGAGTGACAGCAGAAGAAGAATGATAATGATGCTGACCATCATCTTTGCAGGGTCAGCATTAACTTTTATTGACTTAAGTCCCCTCCTGGTTCTCGTTATAGCCGTAGTTATGGGCATTGTGATGCTTTTTGCACTCGGAATGGTGACTTTTGGTGAGATTAAGTCAGGTCTTAAGGCATTCAGGCACAGGCTGAGCCAGCCTGTAACTTTTAAAAAGAAGGAGGAAGATAAAAAATCCGGTAAGGAAAAACCTCCCAAAGAACCAAAGGAAGATGCCAAAAAGGATAAAGAGAAGAAAGGCGGTTTATTCTCCGGCAAAGGAGATAAGGAGTCAAAAGTTCCTTTTGCCGGTTTAATGGCAAAACTTCCGTTTGGCAGGAAAAAGGACGGTGAGGACCAGAAGAAGGAAGTTACTGAGGATAAAGGCAAAAGTGAATCCGCGGGTCTCTTCGCCGGGGTCGGCACATTATTTTCATCCTTAAAATCCGGAAAGAAATCCAGAGAGGAGAAGCAGAAGAAGATCGATGAACTTCTTGACCATACTGTAAATGATGTGGTGCCTTCTGCTCCCGGAACAAAAGATGAGAGTTCTGAAGATGAGTCTCAGGATGATATTTCTGACTCAGGTGAGGACGAGGACGACTTTTCAGATTTTGACAGCCTTGATCTCGGAATTGAGGAGGAATCTGATGAGGACTTTGATTCCTCTGTCAGCAGTATTCTCCAGGCAGAAGAGGAGATTCCTGAGTCAACCATTGCAGAGATTCTTGCAAAGGAAGGAATTGATCTTGAACTTGAGGATGATGAATTCTCCGGCATATCTGAAATTAACGATGAAACTGATTCCTCAGAGGAACTTTCCGGCAGTCCTTCCGGTTCTGAAGAGATCTCCGGTATTGATGAGGACATCTCCGGTCTTGAGTTTGAAGGCGGGGATGAATTTGATGAACTGGGTGACCTGGACGACCTTGATCTCGATGAGATTGAGATAGATGAAGAGGATGAATTTGAACCGGAAGAAGAGGTAAGCGTAGAACTCGGTGATGAGTCCGGAGATGGTGAATCTGCCTCCCCTGATATCTCTGAAGAAGAGGAGGACATATTCGCCGCACCTCCAAAAGAGTGGGAGCAGGGCAGTTTCGGACTGATGTCACAGGATTCTGAGGAGGAGTCTTTCACTGCATCTTTTGAAAAGGGCAGTGATGATGGCGATCTCTTTGCAATGCTCAAGTCAGATACCCAAAAGGCAGTTAATATCCAGGAGACAAGTCTTATAAGGGATATGAAAGATGTCAGGGTCTCGAGCGAAGAGCTTATCGAGGGTCTTGAATCCCTGATGTTTTCTCTGGGGGCAGAGATCGAAAAGACAAATAGAGCAGGGGATAAAGAGAATAGTGAAGAGTTGTCTGCTGTGATAAACCAGGGGTCAGAAGAAGAATGA
- the flaJ gene encoding archaellar assembly protein FlaJ yields the protein MFEDLIADLKEKNNGQLPFEDTVKEIKKKLSDISDNKRMSNDLLFMVTYMASITHANVSRPEIFAYTAERKEYISTRAIKRVECFVKRWNYSYAESLRLVAERVRNQILQSLLNRFGNSIESGVPDEEFLRSELATIRNVYRNNFEQGIEMLKKWGDAYIALMLSATVVSIIIMISVAIYAPDNLESTLNSSYFLTLGVSAFGIITMYKAIPDDQKCHGLEGMGSYEQIMIARLERVIVPMALIAGIILYVLGINFGLICMLVGIMLAPLGYLGWIDDSNIISRDEDFTTFIRGLGSIMGGMGLTIGPALADVDRKSLHVLGPFIDAVYSKMNIGLEETLVWRKFIMETGSNLIYKYLGIFRDSINLGAGANEVAYIVSGSMLEQTLLRQKREMLATGFIVLLIPMHVAMIGIFAFLYNILITMSHAISSVLKTFEETSSALSSSSSSVGGSMMGSINIFTNFPEDKMQTFIITSIMIVTVANILAGRIVKGGHRYMYYFFGSILLTLTGIMYIAAPIIVKVLFAIPGFEAI from the coding sequence ATGTTTGAAGATCTCATTGCGGACCTTAAGGAGAAGAACAACGGCCAGTTACCTTTTGAGGATACGGTAAAGGAGATTAAAAAGAAGCTCTCTGATATTTCAGATAACAAAAGGATGAGTAACGACCTTCTTTTTATGGTCACATACATGGCCTCAATCACCCATGCAAATGTCTCAAGGCCTGAAATATTTGCATATACAGCCGAGAGAAAGGAGTACATCTCCACAAGGGCGATAAAGAGGGTTGAATGCTTTGTAAAGAGATGGAATTACAGCTACGCCGAAAGCCTCAGGCTGGTTGCAGAGAGGGTCCGTAATCAGATTCTTCAGAGTCTCTTAAACCGTTTTGGAAACTCCATCGAGTCCGGAGTTCCGGACGAGGAGTTTCTCCGGTCAGAACTCGCCACAATAAGGAATGTGTACCGGAATAACTTTGAGCAGGGCATTGAGATGCTCAAGAAATGGGGTGATGCCTATATTGCACTCATGCTCTCAGCAACGGTTGTAAGTATAATCATCATGATCTCGGTGGCGATTTATGCCCCTGACAATCTTGAATCCACTCTAAATTCCTCCTATTTTCTGACACTGGGTGTCTCCGCTTTTGGCATTATCACAATGTACAAGGCCATCCCCGATGACCAGAAATGCCACGGTCTTGAGGGTATGGGCAGTTATGAGCAGATCATGATTGCCCGGCTTGAGCGGGTAATAGTCCCTATGGCCCTTATTGCAGGAATAATACTCTATGTACTTGGGATAAATTTTGGCCTTATCTGCATGCTTGTCGGAATAATGCTCGCACCTCTCGGATACCTCGGGTGGATCGATGATTCAAACATCATCTCAAGGGATGAGGATTTCACGACATTTATCCGGGGTCTTGGATCAATTATGGGCGGTATGGGGCTTACAATAGGCCCTGCGCTTGCTGATGTCGACCGGAAATCCCTCCACGTACTCGGACCCTTTATTGATGCCGTCTATTCCAAGATGAATATCGGTCTTGAGGAGACTCTTGTATGGCGGAAATTTATCATGGAGACCGGAAGCAACCTTATTTACAAATATCTTGGAATTTTTCGCGATTCAATCAATCTTGGCGCCGGTGCAAACGAGGTGGCATATATCGTAAGCGGTTCCATGCTTGAACAGACCCTTCTCAGACAGAAGAGGGAGATGCTTGCAACCGGATTTATTGTCCTTTTAATTCCTATGCATGTTGCGATGATCGGGATTTTCGCCTTCCTCTATAATATTCTGATTACAATGTCGCATGCCATAAGCTCGGTTCTGAAAACCTTTGAAGAGACATCTTCGGCACTCAGTTCAAGTTCATCCTCTGTAGGCGGCAGCATGATGGGTTCAATAAACATATTCACAAATTTTCCGGAGGATAAGATGCAGACCTTCATCATTACGAGCATCATGATTGTAACGGTTGCAAACATCCTTGCCGGAAGAATTGTCAAAGGCGGGCACCGTTATATGTATTATTTTTTCGGTAGTATTTTATTGACTCTTACAGGAATTATGTACATAGCAGCACCGATTATAGTTAAGGTGCTTTTTGCAATACCGGGATTTGAGGCAATATAA
- a CDS encoding type II/IV secretion system ATPase subunit: MGSLSANINLPFKPEEVDEDDDIYSDYESSALYRMLPANAKEYVAQSPHLLEYLQIFPVNLFGIPLFFSELKRELKGMDNPNIIYPVDEFTFIHIFADQDDVRNFYIPIEPSFMHSVAEAMPLIEKKLVDIVDVLEEDPVTEEERIEVLKRVLKEVIYIKSPEENIAALTGGTHGESESLKDKIIGFLNKDFSSKDDLDAIVKSKIPVTSDGKIILSLAEYRSIEYLMIRDKIQMGILKPFLSDPYIEDITCDGVGPIFIEHKIFKGIKSAVEFKYSDDIDDFVIKMAERIKRPITYRNPIVDATLPDGSRINIVYGTEVSKHGSNFTIRKFSEEPASIVQLVEWKTTDYMVAGYLWICIEFGMSLFMSGETASGKTTSLNALTTFIAPESKIVTIEDTPELTVPHKNWTREVSKGKGKGEGESGEVTMFDLLRAALRQRPNYILVGEIRGSEGAVAFGAMQTGHPVMSTFHAASVEKLIQRLCSDPINIPMTHVDNLNLVIIQSAVRRPNGDMVRRMLSVNELVGYDPESGGFSFVSMFIWNPITDEFDFPGKGSSYLLENKIATLLGIPDNKKSDMYFEVEKRARILQRLHKAGYTRFWDLYHMMTKVKKQGLIKIEV, encoded by the coding sequence ATGGGTTCACTGAGTGCAAATATTAACCTTCCTTTCAAACCGGAAGAGGTGGATGAAGATGATGACATCTATTCAGATTATGAATCATCAGCACTCTACAGGATGCTGCCTGCCAATGCAAAGGAATATGTCGCACAGAGTCCGCACCTCCTTGAATATCTCCAGATTTTTCCCGTAAATTTATTCGGTATCCCGCTATTCTTCTCAGAATTAAAGAGAGAACTTAAAGGGATGGATAACCCGAATATCATCTACCCCGTGGATGAGTTTACATTTATTCATATCTTTGCTGACCAGGACGATGTAAGAAATTTTTACATCCCTATCGAACCCTCATTCATGCACTCGGTTGCCGAGGCAATGCCTCTCATTGAGAAAAAACTGGTTGATATAGTCGATGTCCTGGAAGAAGATCCCGTCACAGAAGAAGAGAGGATTGAGGTACTGAAGAGAGTACTTAAGGAAGTTATATACATCAAATCTCCGGAGGAGAACATCGCGGCACTGACTGGCGGCACCCATGGAGAGTCAGAAAGCCTTAAAGATAAAATAATCGGGTTTTTAAATAAAGACTTTTCATCCAAAGATGACCTTGATGCCATTGTAAAGAGCAAAATTCCGGTGACGTCCGACGGAAAGATAATTCTCTCACTTGCCGAGTACCGCTCAATTGAATACCTGATGATAAGGGACAAAATCCAGATGGGGATATTAAAACCATTCCTCTCTGACCCTTATATTGAGGATATCACCTGTGACGGTGTCGGGCCGATATTTATTGAACACAAGATATTCAAAGGAATTAAATCTGCTGTAGAGTTCAAATATTCCGATGACATAGATGACTTTGTCATAAAGATGGCAGAGAGAATAAAAAGGCCGATCACATACAGAAACCCTATCGTCGATGCCACACTTCCGGACGGCTCCCGTATCAACATCGTCTACGGTACAGAAGTATCAAAGCACGGGAGTAATTTTACCATACGTAAATTCTCCGAAGAACCTGCAAGTATAGTGCAGCTTGTAGAATGGAAGACTACAGATTATATGGTTGCCGGATATCTCTGGATCTGTATTGAATTCGGCATGTCTCTCTTTATGAGCGGTGAGACCGCCAGCGGTAAGACGACAAGCCTGAACGCCCTCACCACCTTCATTGCCCCGGAATCAAAGATTGTGACGATTGAGGATACCCCTGAACTTACTGTCCCGCATAAGAACTGGACAAGGGAGGTCTCAAAAGGAAAAGGAAAGGGTGAAGGAGAGAGCGGCGAGGTTACAATGTTTGACCTTCTCCGTGCAGCTCTTCGTCAGAGGCCCAATTACATCCTTGTCGGTGAGATTCGTGGTTCTGAAGGAGCAGTCGCTTTTGGTGCAATGCAGACAGGTCACCCTGTAATGAGCACTTTCCACGCTGCATCGGTTGAAAAGCTCATCCAGCGTCTCTGCAGTGACCCTATCAACATCCCGATGACTCATGTCGATAACCTCAATCTTGTTATCATCCAGAGCGCGGTCAGAAGACCTAACGGTGATATGGTCAGGAGAATGCTGAGCGTCAACGAACTTGTCGGTTATGACCCCGAAAGTGGCGGTTTCTCCTTCGTCTCGATGTTTATCTGGAATCCGATAACCGATGAGTTTGACTTCCCTGGAAAGGGCAGCAGCTATCTTCTTGAAAATAAGATTGCAACCCTCCTTGGTATTCCGGACAACAAAAAATCCGATATGTATTTTGAGGTTGAGAAGAGGGCAAGAATTCTTCAGAGACTTCATAAGGCCGGCTATACAAGATTCTGGGACCTTTACCATATGATGACGAAGGTAAAGAAGCAGGGACTGATAAAAATCGAGGTATAA
- a CDS encoding ATPase domain-containing protein, translating to MFDEEEKRGSLGDIIGGSDRQILSTGNPEIDKKLADGLPLESLTLIEGENDTGKSVMTQQIIWGAMKASLNVDLYTSENTSKSFLNQMNSMSLDISDYYAWGYLRIYPMHTIGFEWGEEEMQGILKKIIRKIQSSDADVIIIDSLTLLTESTSQTDLLAFLTNCKNLVDHGKTILITLHTYAFEEDTLVRIRSICDAHLFMKKALVGDKYVMVMEVIKVRGARKTTGNVVSFEVHPGYGMKIIPMSVARV from the coding sequence ATGTTTGACGAAGAAGAAAAAAGAGGATCCCTTGGAGATATAATCGGGGGCAGTGACAGACAGATTTTGTCAACCGGAAATCCGGAGATCGACAAGAAACTTGCAGACGGACTGCCGCTTGAGTCACTCACTCTGATTGAAGGTGAAAACGATACCGGCAAGAGTGTCATGACACAGCAGATAATCTGGGGTGCAATGAAAGCCAGCCTGAACGTGGACCTCTACACTTCAGAGAACACATCCAAGAGTTTCTTAAACCAGATGAACTCCATGAGCCTTGATATATCAGATTATTATGCCTGGGGCTATCTGAGAATATACCCCATGCACACAATCGGATTTGAATGGGGCGAAGAGGAGATGCAGGGAATATTAAAGAAGATTATCCGTAAGATCCAGAGCAGTGATGCGGATGTCATCATCATTGACTCACTGACACTCCTGACAGAATCAACATCTCAGACCGATCTGCTTGCATTTTTAACAAACTGCAAGAATCTCGTTGACCATGGAAAAACAATCCTTATAACTCTGCACACATATGCCTTTGAAGAGGACACACTTGTCAGGATACGTTCAATCTGTGATGCACATTTATTCATGAAAAAGGCCCTTGTCGGGGATAAATACGTTATGGTTATGGAAGTAATCAAAGTCAGGGGAGCCAGAAAGACTACAGGAAACGTTGTCTCGTTTGAGGTTCACCCCGGATACGGAATGAAGATAATTCCGATGTCAGTTGCAAGAGTATGA
- a CDS encoding flagellin, translated as MSSETFATAIFLITAIVAAAVLVNAFFPVIYQATSTFSDSSQSADERMRTEIKIINTFAVSPDAKIWIKNIGSARVPKSNLDMSDVFFGEEGDYDILIFDPDGTPADGEWSYSVIESTENNYWDQRETLEIEINSASIPAGEGNYLYFQLALPNGVTVSRTYTTSG; from the coding sequence ATGTCGAGTGAAACCTTTGCCACAGCCATATTTCTGATAACAGCAATAGTAGCTGCGGCAGTGCTTGTCAATGCATTCTTTCCCGTAATCTATCAGGCAACATCAACATTCAGTGACTCTTCACAGTCGGCAGACGAACGGATGCGTACAGAAATAAAGATCATCAACACATTTGCCGTAAGTCCGGATGCTAAAATCTGGATAAAAAATATCGGTTCTGCAAGAGTTCCAAAATCAAATCTTGATATGTCAGACGTATTTTTCGGAGAAGAGGGTGACTATGATATCCTCATATTTGACCCTGACGGGACACCTGCCGACGGTGAATGGAGTTATTCTGTAATAGAAAGTACAGAGAATAACTACTGGGACCAGAGGGAAACCTTAGAGATAGAGATTAACTCAGCATCGATTCCTGCCGGCGAAGGCAATTATCTCTACTTTCAGCTGGCCCTCCCAAACGGCGTAACAGTATCACGGACATATACCACCAGTGGTTAG
- a CDS encoding archaellin/type IV pilin N-terminal domain-containing protein, with protein sequence MSKLIKSDEAFTGLEAAIVLIAFVVVAAVFSYVVLGAGFFTTQKSQEVVYSSVDMASSSMEVLGDVYGHNPDSKESISAIEFVVGLTAGGSPVDLSKTTMVFKNDRTILDLERSTMTASDAMVTKGELSSGEWGIIYMANADDSSALLENQKQFTIYAKNYKDNVNQYIGANEAFSLELKPPTGASYGIKRTAPARIKQVNLLY encoded by the coding sequence ATGTCAAAACTAATAAAATCAGATGAAGCATTTACCGGTCTTGAAGCTGCAATTGTACTTATTGCATTTGTCGTTGTTGCTGCAGTATTCTCATATGTGGTTCTCGGCGCCGGTTTCTTCACAACTCAGAAATCACAGGAAGTAGTCTATTCCAGTGTAGATATGGCATCTTCCAGTATGGAAGTATTGGGTGATGTGTATGGTCACAACCCTGATAGTAAAGAGTCAATTTCAGCAATTGAGTTTGTTGTAGGTTTGACCGCTGGTGGAAGCCCTGTTGATCTTTCAAAGACCACAATGGTATTTAAGAATGATAGGACAATCTTAGATCTGGAGAGGTCTACGATGACAGCATCTGATGCAATGGTTACAAAAGGTGAACTTAGTTCTGGGGAGTGGGGTATTATCTATATGGCCAATGCAGATGATTCGTCAGCACTTCTTGAAAACCAGAAGCAGTTTACGATCTACGCAAAGAATTATAAGGACAATGTTAATCAGTACATAGGTGCAAATGAAGCATTCAGTCTTGAGCTTAAACCTCCGACTGGTGCGTCATATGGTATTAAGAGAACTGCTCCTGCAAGAATTAAGCAGGTGAATCTCTTATACTGA
- a CDS encoding archaellin/type IV pilin N-terminal domain-containing protein, translating into MLKIRNDEAFTGLEAAIVLIAFVVVAAVFSYVVLGAGFFTTQKSQEVVYTSVDQASSSIEILGDVYGEAATPANGIDTIRFTVGLTAGGSSVDFAQTTITFSDEEAVIRLDGPDTTIANAHYAAGQWNVVSAANQATVSATKYLLEGNEQFTIKVGVPTGYLIGANEEFSLNMRPAVGTAYTISRTAPANIKSVNVLY; encoded by the coding sequence ATGTTAAAAATAAGAAATGATGAAGCATTTACCGGTCTTGAGGCCGCAATTGTGCTTATCGCATTCGTTGTCGTCGCCGCAGTGTTCTCGTACGTAGTGCTCGGCGCCGGTTTCTTCACAACCCAGAAATCACAGGAAGTTGTGTATACGAGTGTCGATCAGGCAAGTTCAAGTATCGAAATACTTGGAGATGTATATGGTGAGGCAGCAACTCCTGCTAATGGAATTGATACAATAAGATTTACTGTTGGTTTAACTGCTGGTGGTTCTTCGGTCGATTTCGCACAGACCACAATTACATTCTCTGATGAAGAGGCTGTTATAAGACTTGACGGTCCAGATACTACAATTGCTAATGCACACTATGCTGCCGGTCAGTGGAATGTTGTAAGCGCAGCTAATCAGGCAACTGTTTCTGCTACAAAGTATCTGCTTGAAGGAAATGAACAGTTTACAATAAAAGTGGGTGTACCTACAGGATATTTAATTGGTGCTAATGAAGAATTTAGTCTTAATATGAGGCCTGCTGTTGGTACTGCATACACGATTTCAAGAACTGCTCCTGCAAATATTAAATCAGTAAATGTTCTTTACTAA
- a CDS encoding glycosyltransferase family 2 protein, whose product MYKERKIGVVVPAYNEELLIGPTLETMPEFVNRIYVVDDCSTDKTAERIDDCTRKDARIVNIRHEINSGVGASIITGYKAALAEGMDIIAVMAGDNQMDPAFLPELLNPIVSERADYTVGNRLINEKFRANMSRWRFAGNATLTLLTKIASGYWQMMDPQNGYTAISKRALETIPLSQIYTRYGYCNDLLIKLNVFGFRVINVPHPARYGLEKSGIRYSSYIVKVSWLLFSGFLWRMKNKYVLMSFHPLVFFYFFGSIFTILGFFGGLYSLYEKYILMNNVLFVHGGLALLVFMLGMMFVLFAMLFDMQQERAGGWY is encoded by the coding sequence ATGTATAAAGAAAGAAAAATCGGAGTAGTTGTTCCGGCATACAACGAGGAATTATTAATTGGTCCTACGCTTGAGACAATGCCGGAGTTTGTCAACCGGATTTATGTGGTGGATGACTGCTCTACAGATAAAACGGCGGAGCGTATTGATGACTGCACAAGGAAGGACGCAAGGATAGTTAATATCCGGCATGAAATTAATTCAGGAGTGGGAGCTTCGATAATTACCGGGTATAAAGCCGCGCTTGCGGAGGGGATGGATATTATTGCTGTAATGGCCGGAGACAACCAGATGGACCCTGCATTCCTGCCGGAATTATTAAATCCAATCGTCAGTGAGAGGGCGGACTATACTGTCGGAAACAGGCTTATCAATGAGAAATTCAGGGCCAATATGAGCAGGTGGAGATTTGCCGGCAATGCAACCCTTACACTTCTGACAAAGATCGCATCCGGATACTGGCAGATGATGGATCCACAGAATGGTTATACTGCAATATCAAAGAGGGCGCTTGAGACGATACCACTGTCACAGATATATACAAGATATGGGTATTGTAATGATCTCCTGATTAAACTGAATGTATTTGGTTTCAGGGTGATCAATGTCCCGCACCCTGCAAGGTACGGGCTTGAGAAATCCGGAATAAGGTACAGTTCTTATATTGTGAAGGTTTCATGGTTGTTGTTCTCCGGATTTTTGTGGAGAATGAAGAATAAGTATGTTCTGATGAGTTTTCATCCACTGGTATTCTTTTATTTCTTTGGATCGATATTCACCATTCTTGGATTCTTTGGAGGACTTTACAGCCTGTATGAAAAATATATTCTTATGAATAATGTCCTCTTTGTCCATGGCGGCCTTGCATTACTTGTATTTATGCTTGGAATGATGTTTGTTTTGTTTGCAATGCTCTTTGACATGCAGCAGGAGAGAGCGGGCGGGTGGTACTGA